In Thermoplasmata archaeon, the DNA window CTACGGCGAAGCCCCGACGGACGCCTACCAGGCGTTCGTCACCGCGCTCTCTCCCGAGGCGAACGGGGAGATTCTGCTCGGACCCTCCGACGAGGACGTCGTCCGTTTTCTCATCGTGCTGCGCCCGGGCCTCGCCGAACCTCTCTCGCGCCTCTCCCAGGCGCGCGGCGTGCGCCTCACGCCCGTCCCGCATCTCGATGGGACGGTCGCGGAGTCGCTCGCGGCCCTGCGAGCGCGCACGGTCGAGATCGTGGGCCGTCGTACCGAGATCGCGGCCGCGCTCGCGAAGATCTCCGAGGCCTGGTATCCTACGGTGAGCGCGATCGCGGAAGCGCTCGAGATCGAAAACCGGAAATCCGAGGTCGTGACGAAGCTCGGAGCGAGCCGCTCCGTCTTCGCCCTCGAGGCGTGGGTCCCCGAGCGCGACCTCGCGCGGCTCGAATCCGTCGTCCGCGCCGCGAGCGGGGACCGAGTCTACTTCTACCGCGTCCCGACCCACGAAGAGCCGCCCACGATGATGTCGAACCCCTCGGGGGTCCGTCGCTTCGAGTTCTTCATCCGGTTCTACTCGCTGCCGCAGGCGACCGAGTGGGACCCGACGCTCGTCTTCGCGATCGTCTTCCCCATCTTCTTCGGCTTCATGCTCGCCGACTGGGGCTACGGGCTCACGATCCTGTTGATCTGCCTGTGGATGATCGCCGGCTTTCCCGGCGCTCGGCGCCTGCCGAAGTTCGGCCGCGACTTCGTCAAGCGGATCATGGGTCCGCAGGGGATGCGCCAGCTCGCCTACGCGCTCCTCCCCGGCTGCGCGATCGCGATCGGGCTGGGCCTGTACTCGGACGCGTTCTTCGGCTTCCCGCTCTTCCACGCGCTGTTCGGCTACGATAGCCCGTTCGTGCCGAGCCAGCACGTCCCGGCGCTCCTGCTCTTCGCCGGCTTCGTCGGGCTCGCGATGGTCAGCCTCGGATTCCTCTTCGGCCTCCTCAAGGAGTACTTCCACCACCACCCGCGGGCCGCCGCGGGCAAGGCCGGCGGGATCGTGCTGGCCTGGGGGATCGCGTTCTTCGGCCTCTGCGTGATCCACGGCGCGGACCACGTTTCGAACCCGCTCTTCGACCTCTATGTCGCGATGCTCGCCGCGGGCCTCGGGCTCCTCGTGATCGGCGAGGGGATCCAGCTCGGCGTCATGGGCCTCATCGAGGTGCTCAGCCACATCCTGTCGTACACGCGGCTCGTGGGGATCCTGCTCGCGAGCATCATCCTCGCCCTCGTCATCAACTCCATCGGGGGCGGGCTCGTGGTCGGCGGGACCCTCGTCGGGATCGTCGCGGGCCTCGCGATCATCCTGGTCGGCCAGTCGTTCAACGTCATCCTCGGCGTCTTCGAGCCGGGGATCCAGGGCGCGCGGCTGATCTTCGTCGAGTACTTCTCCAAGTTCTACTCGGGCAACGGCCGGCCGTTCCGGCCGTTCGGCGCCCCCCGCACCCACACCGTCCCGACGGTCGCACCGGACGGGCTCGCCGCGGGCCCGCTCGTCCAGGCGCCCCCGCCCGACTAGAGGCGCGGGACGACCAGGAGCGGGCTCAGTCGCTCGGGCGCGATCCCGTACATCCGGCCGAAGGCGATCCGCCGCAGGTCGGCCCGCTCGAGCTCAGCGAGCAACAGGTAGGTGAAGATCACGCTGAGCGAGAGCGGGTAGGTCCGCAGCCGGCGCAGCTCGCCGAGGGCCCGGTCGCGCGCGAGGGCCGACTCGAAGCCCCCGAGGCTTCCCCCGCGCTGGAACTCCTCGGTCCCCTCGGCGATCGACGGGTAGCGATCGGCGAGGCGCTCGGCGAGCTCGACCACGCCGCGGGCGCCGAAGAGGTCGGGCGCGAGGGACGCCGGTAGGCTGCCGCCCTCGAACCAGCGCTGGAGCACCTCGTCGAGCGCGAGGTCGCCCGCCTTGCCCTTGAGCAGCAGCAGCGCGTTGCGCAGGTCGATCTCGCTCGAGAGGAACTGGCGCACGACCCACTCGTCGCCCTGGAAGAACCGGGCGGCCTCGCGGACGGTGCGGAAGTAGTCCTGGTCGAGGGCGTGGACGACCGGGAAGATGTCGTGGGTGCGCTCGAACGTCTCCAACAGCGGCAGGATCGTCGCGCCGTAGCCGTACCTCACGAGGGCCTGGACGGTCGACTCGAGCGAGGGCTGGGCGAGCAGGGTCCGGTAGTCGTCGAGCGTGAGCACGCCGGCGTAGAGGCCGGCCGGGATGTCCCGGCTGGACACGAGGTGCTCGTCGGTCTCCGTCAGCGCCCGGCCCTGGGCCTTCGCGGCCAGGATCAGCTCGATGTTCTCGCGGTCCCACCGCGTGAGGTAGGCGCCGACGACCTGCCGGCCCGCGAACGGCGTCGCCTCGAGGGCGTGGCGGTTGCGCCGCACGAACGTGCGGTTCGTCCCGACCTCCACGAGCGTGATCCCCTGGTAGGCCGCGCGCGCCTGCTGCAGGTCCGGCCCGTAGGCCGTCCCCTCGAGGAGCTTGGCGATCTCCGCCGGGTCCCGGGCCTGGACGAGGGCCGGGTAGGCGTCCTTCGGAAGGAACGCGCTGAACTCCGGCCGCAGGCGGCCGAGCGCGCTCGCGTACGCCGACGAGGCCACGGTCCTCCCTTCAGGCGAGGAGCTCGCGGACCCGGTCCTCGCGCAGGCGCAATAGCTCGTCGAACGAGAGGTTCAGCCGGCGGTTCCCGTCGGGCGTCTCCGCGACCAGGCCGCCGACGATCGGCCGGGGCGTGGGGTCGAACGACTTGCCCGCGATCTTGCCGAGACGGGCCGCGTCCTCCGCGCGGCCCGAGACGCGGATCGGGCGGCCGAGCTCGTTCGTCGCGACCGCGACCATGCGCCGGAGCACCTCGGGGTACTCGGGGTCGTTCGTGAACTCCGCGAGCAGGACGCGGGTGGCCCGGAGCCCCTCCTCGAGCCGGCGCTCGCGCGCCTCGTACAGGCGCTGGCGCGCCGCGAGCTTGGCGGCCGCGATGCGCTGGGCCCGCTCGCGGGCGATCTCGGCGTCGGCGGAGCGCGCGCTCGCCGTGCCCGCGTCCGCGATCGCGCGATCGCGCTCGGAGGCGAGCCGACCCAGCTCGGTGCGCTGCGCCTCGAGCGTCGCGCGCAGCTCGGCCTCGCCGCGGGCGCGGATCTCCTCGATGAGGCTGTCGAGGCTCATGCGCCGGGCCCCGCTAGATCGCGCCGATCAGCAGGATGAACCCGAGCACGAAGCCGATGATCCAGAGCGTCTCGGGGATCACGAAGAAGAAGAGGACCTGCCCGAACTTCTCGGGCTTCTCGGCGATGATGCCCATGCCGGCGGCGCCGATCCCGGACTGGGCCATCCCGGTCCCGATGAGCCCACCGGCGATCGCGATCCCGGCGGCGAGCGTAGCGTACGGGTCGGCCATGGCGCAACCGCGCGGCCGAGAAAGGTCGGGTATATAGCCCCACCACCGCCGTCGCACGGCGGGGCTAGGCGTCGGCCTCGGGGGCCGGCTCGGGCGGCTCGGCCGCGGCCTTCGCCGCGGCCCGGGCCTGGCGTTGCACCAGCCCGATCGCCCCGGCCCAGGCGACCCCGCCGAGCACGTAGGCGGTCACGCAGACCGGACAGATCGCGTGAATCTGTGCGACCTCGACGTAGAGCAGGTACAGCGCGAGGGCGACCCCGGCGCTCGTCAGGCTGAGGAGCGCGTAGGCCCGGCCGCGATCGCGCGGCCGCTGTTCGGCGAGGCCGGCGGCGACGAGGATCGCGACGAACCCTCCGACGCCCCAGGCGAAGTCGGGGATCCCGAGCGTCGAGGTGAGGCCGCTCGTCAGCACGCGCGAGCAGGAGATCGAGGAGCTCACGGAGCAGACGCTGGCAAGGCCCGGATCCAGCACCTCCGCGGCCGCGAACAGCGCGGCGATGAGGCCCAGCCCGGCCGCGAGGTAGACGACGGTGCGCAGCGAGCGGGTTCGCATCGTCCCTACGGGATCTCGGCGAAGTCCGCTTCGACGCCGCTCGTGGTCGCGCTCGACCAGTGCAGCGAGGCCGCGAGCTGTGAGACGGGGGCCCCGGTCGACTTGGCCATGAACGCCATGATCCACCACGCCTGGAACTGGACGGCCGTCCACGGCCCGCCGGACTCGCCCTGCACGTCGGACAGGACCGTCGAGGCCCCGGTCCCGGCCCAGTCCTGGAGGTTCTGCGGGTAGATCAACTGGCTCTGGGCGTGGACGTACTGGCCGTTCACGACGAGGAACGGGATCGTCCCCCCGCTGTAGGCGGAGACGTACGCCGACTGGAAGCAGGTGGAGGTGCCCGGGAACGGGTGGCCGGAGTAGCTGCCGACGTACTCGCTGACCTGGAACGACACCCAGCTCGAGGTGTACCCGATGTTCGCGAGGACGATCTCGGGGGTGCTCGGATAGACATCGGACGGGTCGGAATAGGCCAGCGCGTTCCCCGCGCCCGAGACGTTGCCGAACTCGCTGAGCGCCTTGTAGATCGCCCAGCTGCCGGCCGAGCAGTACGGGCACCACTCGGCGCCGAAGAAGTAGACGACCGGCTTACCGCTGTCCTGCCAGGCGCTCATGCTGCCGTAGGCCCACGGGGACACCGCGGCGCTCCCCGAGCCCGTGCCGCTCGTCCCGATCGTGCCCAGCGTCGAGTACGGGGGCAGGTACGGGCATCCGAACGCGAGGTAGCCCGTCAGGCCGACCGTGCCCGCGAGCACGAGCCCGAGCGCCACGCCGCCCACGAGCGTCTTGCGGTACGTCGGGGTCCAGCGCTTCTCCTGGGTCCGCCACAGGCCGAAGCACAGGATGAACGCGGCGGCCGCCACGCCGAGCGCCAGCCACGGGATCGCGGGCAGCAGGAGACCGACCGGGGACGGGACGAGATAGGCCAGCAGGCCCCACAGGCCGAAGACCGGCACCGCGAGGAAGCCGACGCGCGGCAGGGTCCAGCGGTGCTCCCGCAGCTCGAGGTCCTGCTTGCTCGGACGGCTCGGGGCCTCGGGTTCCCGGCGACCCCCGCGTCGGCGGTGGCGATGGTACAGCGCCCGGAGCGCACGCCCGGGCTCCTGGACAGAGGCCTCCGGGTGGAACCCGACCTTCGGATCGTCGGCGATCCGGTCCCAGTCCCAGCCCCGGTCTCGGAGCTGCTCGACCCGGTCCCAGTCGACCATCGCCCTTGCTACGGGCGGCCCCCTCTTCCTCTTTACCCTCGCCCCCGAGACGCGGGACCCTTCCCCGCACGGGCCCGGCGACCCCTCCCCCTTTTATCCGGTCCGGGGTGACCCCCGCGATGCGTCTCACGTTCCTCGGGACCGCCGGTTCCTGGCCGACGAAGGAGCGCAGCGCCAGCGCGATCGCGCTCGACCTCGAGCGCGAGCTGATCCTCCTCGACTGCGGAGAGGGCACCCAGCGCCAGTTCTTCCAGTCGTCCGCTTCGTTCATGCGCGTGCGCCGGGTCTTCCTGACGCACTTTCACGGCGACCATTTCCTCGGGCTTCCCGGCCTCGTCCAGAGCATGAACCTCAACAACCGGACCGAGCCCCTCGACATCTACGGGCCGCCGGACGCGCGCGAGCTCGTCGAGCGCGCGCTCGCGCTCGGCTACTTCACCCAGCGCTTCCCGATCGCCATCCACCCGCTGCAGCCGGGCGAATCGGTGGAGCTCGACGGCTACACGGTGCGCAGCGCCCGGGCCGAGCACCCGGTGCCCGCGCTCGCCTTCCGCATCGAGGAGGGGCCGAAGCGTGGCCGCTTCGATGGCGCGCTCGCGCGATCGCTGGGCATCGAGGGGCCGGACTTCCGCCGCCTCGAGGCCGGGGAGTCGATCCGGGTCGGCGCCCGGGTGATCCATCCCTCCGACGTGATGGGCGAGCCACGGCCCGGCCGCTCGATCGTGTACTCGGGGGACACTTCGCCGAGCGACGAGGTGCGACGGCTCGCGCACCGGGCGACGGTGCTGATCCACGAAGCGACCGCCTCGCGCGAGATCGAGGAAGAGGCGAACCAGTGGGGCCACTCCTCCGCGCGCCAGGCCGCGGAGATCGCGACGGCGGCCGAGGTGCGTGCGCTGTTCCTCACGCACTTCTCCTCGCGCTACAAGGAGCTCGAGGCCCTCGAGGCCGAGGCGAACCTCGCGTTCCCCGGGACGAAAGCCGCGCGCGACCTGCTCGATCACCTCGTCCACCAGCCATGATCCGCGTCGACCTCGTCGTCGACGAGATCGCGGAGCTCGCGACCCTCGCTCCGGGTCCGATCCCCCGCACCGGCCCGGCGATGCGGGAGCTCGGGATCGTCCGGGACGCCGCGATCGGGATCGCCGGCCGCCGCATCGCCTGGATCGGTCCGGCCCGCCGACGGCGCTCGGAGGTCCGTCTCGCCGCCGGGGCTCGCACGGTCTCGGCGAACGGCGGGATCGTCGTGCCGGGCCTCGTGGACGCGCACACGCACGCGCTGTTCGCTGGTGACCGGGCGTTCGAGCTGCCCCGCAAGGCCGCCGGCGAGAGCTACGCCGAGATCGCCCGCTCGGGGGGCGGCCTGTATGCGACCGTGGCCGCGACGCGAGCGGCCTCCGACGCGATCCTCACCGACGAGACCGTCGGCCGGCTCGAGCGGATGGTCCGCCACGGCGCGACCACGATCGAGGTGAAGAGTGGCTACGCGCTCGACGTGCCCGGCGAGCTGCGGCTGCTGCGCCTGCTGCCACGGATCGCGCGTCGCGCGGGGGTCCGGGTCGTGCCGACCTTCCTCGGCGCCCACGCGGTGCCCCCCGAGTTCGCGGGGCGCGCCGACGCCTACCTCGACCGGCTCATCGCGGACGCCCTGCCGACGATCGCGCGCGAGGGGCTCGCGCGCTTCTGCGACGTCTTCTGCGAGCCCGGCTTCTTCTCGCCGGCCCAGGCCGAGCGTCTGCTCCGCGCCGCTCTCGCCTTCGGACTCGGGGCGAAGATCCACGCCGAGGAGTTCGTCGCCTCCGGCGGGGCGGCCGTCGCCGCGCGAGTCCGCGCCACCTCCGCGGACCACTTGCTCCAGGCGACGCCGGACGACGCGCGGCGTCTCGCCGCGGCCGGGGTGACGGCAGTGCTGCTGCCGCTGACGGCGTTCGCCGCGACGCGCGCCCACCACGTTCCGGCTCGCGCGATGGTCGACGCGGGCGTCCCCGTCGCGCTCGGCACGGACTGTTCGCCCAACGCCTGGGTCGAGTCGATGCCGCTCGTCCTCGCGCACGCCGTGCACGGCGGAGGGCTCGCTCCCGCCGAAGCGCTCTGCGCCGCCACCGTCAACGCCGCGCACGCCTGCGGCCTCGAGGACGCCGGGCGGCTTGTCGTCGGCGGACCCGCCGACTTCGCGCAGTTCGCGCTCCGCTCGCTCGATCAGCTCGGCTACCGCTTCGACGCGCGTCCGGCGTCGATTTACCGTCAGGGAAAACCGGTTTTCTCGGCGTAACTCCGTCAGCACATTCAAATAGGACCCCTATCTTTGTCGCCGGTCGAGGTCGCCAGCATGGCGGAGAAGGTCGGCAAGGAGCAGATCAAGCGCGAGAAGGGCTACCTGTACTACCTCGGGAAGGACGGGTATCTCTGGAAGACGCCCACGAAGCTGAACAAGTCCGGCAGGAAGGCGCGCGTCGGCACCGAGAAGATCACCCGCCAAGACGGGTACATGTATTTTCTCGACAAGAAGGGCTACGTCTCGCGCGCCCGAATGAAGAACGCCTGAGCCCGACCCACCTTTCCCGGGGAACCTTCCTTCGGGAGGGTTCCCCGGGTGCCGTTTTTTTCGCTGAGAGTCGCGTGCGTCCGAGCAGGCAAATAGTCCGAGCTCTCTGGTCCGCATCATGACGTGCCGCAACGCGCCGGACGACCCGAGGAAGTGCGAGCGCTGCGGGGCGTTCCTGTGGGTCGCCGACGAGGGCCTCTACTGCGGCGAGTGCGGCGTCCTCATGCCGTGCACGATGCGCGTCGTTCCCCCGCCGCTCCCCCGGTGAGCGCGCGGAACGCCCGGTCCGAGCGCGGACGCCGCGACCCGGAGGAGCGTCCGCGCCGCCGGACGATTCCGTTCTTCCGGAGGAACGCATTGTGCGCTTCGAGCGACGCGCCCCGGCGCGAGTTGCGCACTTCTGCGACCTACTCAGCTTATACCCGAACGCGCTTGGCGCCACCCGGAGGTTCTCGACGGGTGTTCTCCGCGGACCCGGTTGCGTCCCAACCTCCCGCCCGGCGGCGTGAAACGGCCTCTTCTCGGAGGCGTTCCGCGCGCTCGCGGTCGGCGAGATAGGGACCGCCGGCATCCCAACGAACCCGGTGACCCCGTCCCGCCCTCCGGGAGCAAGCATCGATGGCCGTTGCACGCAAGCGCCCCGCCTCCGCCGCCGAGGAGCCGCCCGCACGGGCGGCGCCGCGGATCGGCCGGGAACCGATTCCCGTCCCCCGTCTCGTCCCGCGCGGTAAGACCGCCTTCGACACCGTCGCCTGGCGGACCCACGACGCGCTCATCAAGAACGCCGAGGGGGCCGTCATCTTCGAGCAGAAGGGGATCCACGCCCCGGCGTCGTGGAGCGAGACGAGCGTGAACATCGCCGCGTCGAAGTACTTCCGCATCATCCAGGGCCGCCGCGAGACGTCGGTGGACGGGATGATCCGGCGCGTCTGCCACTGGATCGCCCAGAAGGGCGTCGAGCTCGGCTACCTCGAGACGGCCGACGAGGCGACGACGTTCGAGGAGAGCCTCGCCTACCTCATGGTCCAGCAGATGGCGGCGTTCAACAGCCCCGTCTGGTTCAACGTCGGCGTCCGCGATCCACCGCAGTGCTCGGCCTGCTTCATCCAGTCGATCGCGGACGACATGGACTCGATCCTCGGGCTCGCGACGAGCGAGGGGCGTCTGTTCAAGGGCGGCAGCGGGACCGGGACGAACCTCTCCCCGCTGCGGGGCAGCCACGAGCGGCTCGCCGGCGGCGGGATCGCCTCGGGCCCGGTCTCGTTCATGCGCGCCTTCGACGCGCTCGCCGGCGTCATCAAGAGCGGCGGGACGACCCGCCGGGCAGCGAAGATGGTGATCCTCAACATGGACCACCCGGACATCGTCGACTTCATCGACTGCAAGGTCCGCGAAGAGGACAAGGCGCTCGCGCTGATCCGCGAGGGCTATTCGTCCAACTTCGACGGCACCGATCCGGACTCGGCCTACGCGTCGATCGCCTACCAGAACGCCAACCACTCCGTCCGCATCCCGGACGCGTTCATGGACGCCGTCGTGCGCGACGGCGAGTGGAGGACGTTCCACCGCACCGACCACGCGGTCGCGGCGACGTATCCCGCCAGGGAGCTCTGGCGCAAGCTCGCCTACGCCGCCTGGCGCTGCGGCGACCCCGGCGTCCAGTTCGACGACCTCACCAACGACTGGCACACCTGCCCGAACTCCGGCCGGATCAACGCGTCGAACCCGTGCAGCGAGTACCTGTTCCTCGACGACACCGCCTGCAACCTCGCCTCGATCAACCTGATGAAGTTCCTCGACGCGAAGGGCCTGTTCGACGTCGAGCTGTTCCGCCAGGCGGTCCGGGCGATGATCCTCGCGATGGAGATCATCGTGGACGCCTCGAGCTACCCGACCGCGCCGATCGCGCAGAACTCCCACGACTTCCGCCCGCTCGGCCTCGGCTACGCGAACCTGGGCTCGCTGCTGATGCACTACGGCCTCCCCTACGACTCGGAGGCGGGCCGCACGCTCGCCGGCGCGATCTCGGCGTTCCTCTCGGGCGAGGGCTACCACATGTCGAGCGAGATCGCCAAGCGCACGGGGCCGTTCCCGGGGTTCGAGAAGAACCGGGCGCCGATGCTGCGCGTCATGGGTAAGCACGCCAAGGCGGCCGAGCAGATCGGGCTCAATGACCCGCGCCTCACGCCGCTCGTCCAGGCGGCGGTCGACCGCTGGCACGACACGGTGAAGGCCGGCGAGCTGTGGGGCTACCGCAACGCCCAGATCTCGGTGATCGCCCCGACCGGGACGATCGGGCTCCTGATGGGCTGCGACACCCTCGGCCTCGAGCCCGAGCTCTCCCTCGTCAAGACGAAGAACCTGGTCGGCGGCGGGGTACTGCGGATGGTCAACCGGACCGTGCCGGACGGGCTCGCGAGCCGCGGCTACGATCCCGAGGAGATCCGCGCCATCAGCGAGCACCTGGAGAAGACCGGGACGATCGAGGGCGCGCCGGGGCTCGACAGCGAGGACCTCGCCATCTTCGACTGCGCGCTCGCGCCGGCGGGCGGTTCGCGCACGATCGCCCCGATGGGGCACCTCAACATGCTCGCCGCGGTCCAGCCGTTCCTCTCGGGCGGGGCGTCGAAGACGATCAACCTGCCCAACGAGTCGACCGTCGAGGAGATCGAGAAGATCTACCTCGAGGCCTGGCGCCACGGCATCAAGTCGGTCGCGCTGTACCGGGACGGCTGCAAGGCGAGCCAGCCGTTCGAGACGGGCAAGGGGCGCGCCGGCGCCCCGGGTGGGCCCCGCGGTCCCACGCGCGAGCGCCTCCCCGACGAGCGCGATGCCATCACGCACCACTTCAGCGTCGGGGGACACGACGGCTACGTGACCGTCGGCCTGTATCCCGACGGCCGCCCCGGCGAGATCTTCTTCCGGGTGACGAAGGAGGGCTCGACCGTCAACGGGCTGATGGATTCGCTCGGGATCTCGATGTCGATGGCGCTCCAGCACGGCGTGCCGCTCAAGGACCTCGTCCGGAAGCTCGCGCACCTTCGGTTCGAGCCGGCCGGTGCGACGAACAATCCGAAGATCCGATTCGCGAAATCGATCCCCGACTACGTCGCCCGGTGGCTCGCGCTCGAGTTCCTGACCGAGGAGGAGCGCCGCTCGATCGGCCTCGAGGGGCCCGCGGCGGAGGGCAACGGCAACGGGAACGGCCACGCGCCCAGTGCGCCGGCCAAGACGGGCGCGCCGGGCCAGACCGTCAAGTTCGAGACGCGGCTCCTCGATGCCTTCGCCCAGGACAGTGGGGCGCCGGGCGGGGTCAGCGAGGACGCGCCGTCGTGCGCGATCTGCGGCGGCATCATGGTGCGCTCGGGCACGTGCTACGCGTGCACGGTCTGCGGCTCCACGAGCGGCTGCTCGTAGGCGCGCGCCGGCCCCGTCTAGGGCGGGGGCGCGGCGGCGGTCTCCCCGATCGACGCCGGCGCGGGCTCGGGGGTCGGCGCGGCCTCCGTCGTCCGGGTGCCGTCGGCGAGGAAGCGGAAGTTCCGCAGCGCGAGCGAGAGCAGGAGCCCGACGAACGCGACCGCCGCGGTGATGCCGAAGACGAGCTCGAAGCCCGTGATGGCGTAGGTCGAGATCGGGACCGGCACGGGCACGCCGGGGACCGTGAGGTACGTCGTCGTGAGGAAGCTCGCGGTCACGGTGGCGGCGACGACCGGCCCGACCGCGCTGCCCAGGTTGCGGAACGTCTGGTTCATGCCGGTCTGGATGCCGAGCTCGTCGACCCGTACCGACAGGACGATGATGTTCGACATCGCGATCAGGACCGCGACGTTGCCGACGAGCGCGGGGATCGCGAAGACCATCAGCTCGTAGACGTTGGAGTGGAACAGGACGAGCCCGAGGCCGCCGAGCGCCATCACGGCGAAGCCGGTGATCATGACGGGCTTGGGGCCCTTCGCGCCCACGAAACGGCCCCAGACCGGGGCGAACAGGAGCATCGAAAGGGACGACGGCACCGAGACGAGCCCCATCTGGAACTCGTTGAAGCCGAAGCCGGGCTTGAACGGGTACTCGACGAGGATCGTGAGGCCGATGAACACGAGGAACATCCCCATGCCGACGAAGACGCCGTTGACGTTCGAGATCCAGATGTTGCGCTTTTTCAGCGCGGCGAACGAGACGACCGGGTACTTCGCCCGCGGCTCCCACACGAGGAAGAAGACGAGGCCGGCGAGGGCGAGCAGGAAGAACTGCGGTACCCCCCAGCCGATCCCGGCGAAGTGGACCGCGGAGAAGTTCGCCCAGCCCCAGTACGTGCCCTCGGTGATCGCGAACAGCGCGGTCGCGAGCGCGAAGCCGAGGCTCGCGATGCCCGGGTAGTCGATCGGGGCGGGCGTGAGGTGCGGGGACTCCCGCAGGATGAAGTAGGCGAGGACCGCGACCGCGACGGCGACCGGGATCACCGTGTGGTAGGTCAGCTGCCAGCCCGAGGTGTAGGCGATGTAGCCGCCGCCGACGAGGCCGAGCGAGGCCCCGGCCGCGAACATCGCGGAGACGATCCCCTGCGCCCGGCCGACCCGGGCCGCCGGGAACACCTCGGGGAGCATCGCGAAGGCGAGCGGGAACATCCCCATCCCGAGGCCCTGGAAGGCGCGGATCGCGATCAGGACGTAGATCTGGTTCGCCCGGTCGATCCCGAGCGCGGTGCCGATGTTCGGCGAGAAACCGGCGATGCTGACCGCGACCGCGTACAGGCTCATCACGAGGACGAGCATCCGCTTCTTGCCGTACTTGTCCCCGAGCTTGCCGAAGATCGGCGTCGCGACGGTCCCGACGAGCAGGTACGCCGAGACGATCCAGACGACGGTCGTCGCCGGAGCATCGTCGAAGAAGCTGACGAACGAGGCGAACGCCGGGATCACCATCGTCTCGACGTAGGTGACCATCAGCGCCATCACCGCGATCACGATCAGCACGTTGCGCGCGGCGCGGGCGTCGTACGGCGTCCCGGCCGCGGTGAGCGCGCTCGCCGTCTCGCTCACGCGCGTCGCCCCCGCCCGATCGTCTCGGGACCGGTCCGGCCGAGAC includes these proteins:
- a CDS encoding vitamin B12-dependent ribonucleotide reductase, with product MAVARKRPASAAEEPPARAAPRIGREPIPVPRLVPRGKTAFDTVAWRTHDALIKNAEGAVIFEQKGIHAPASWSETSVNIAASKYFRIIQGRRETSVDGMIRRVCHWIAQKGVELGYLETADEATTFEESLAYLMVQQMAAFNSPVWFNVGVRDPPQCSACFIQSIADDMDSILGLATSEGRLFKGGSGTGTNLSPLRGSHERLAGGGIASGPVSFMRAFDALAGVIKSGGTTRRAAKMVILNMDHPDIVDFIDCKVREEDKALALIREGYSSNFDGTDPDSAYASIAYQNANHSVRIPDAFMDAVVRDGEWRTFHRTDHAVAATYPARELWRKLAYAAWRCGDPGVQFDDLTNDWHTCPNSGRINASNPCSEYLFLDDTACNLASINLMKFLDAKGLFDVELFRQAVRAMILAMEIIVDASSYPTAPIAQNSHDFRPLGLGYANLGSLLMHYGLPYDSEAGRTLAGAISAFLSGEGYHMSSEIAKRTGPFPGFEKNRAPMLRVMGKHAKAAEQIGLNDPRLTPLVQAAVDRWHDTVKAGELWGYRNAQISVIAPTGTIGLLMGCDTLGLEPELSLVKTKNLVGGGVLRMVNRTVPDGLASRGYDPEEIRAISEHLEKTGTIEGAPGLDSEDLAIFDCALAPAGGSRTIAPMGHLNMLAAVQPFLSGGASKTINLPNESTVEEIEKIYLEAWRHGIKSVALYRDGCKASQPFETGKGRAGAPGGPRGPTRERLPDERDAITHHFSVGGHDGYVTVGLYPDGRPGEIFFRVTKEGSTVNGLMDSLGISMSMALQHGVPLKDLVRKLAHLRFEPAGATNNPKIRFAKSIPDYVARWLALEFLTEEERRSIGLEGPAAEGNGNGNGHAPSAPAKTGAPGQTVKFETRLLDAFAQDSGAPGGVSEDAPSCAICGGIMVRSGTCYACTVCGSTSGCS
- a CDS encoding MFS transporter, encoding MSETASALTAAGTPYDARAARNVLIVIAVMALMVTYVETMVIPAFASFVSFFDDAPATTVVWIVSAYLLVGTVATPIFGKLGDKYGKKRMLVLVMSLYAVAVSIAGFSPNIGTALGIDRANQIYVLIAIRAFQGLGMGMFPLAFAMLPEVFPAARVGRAQGIVSAMFAAGASLGLVGGGYIAYTSGWQLTYHTVIPVAVAVAVLAYFILRESPHLTPAPIDYPGIASLGFALATALFAITEGTYWGWANFSAVHFAGIGWGVPQFFLLALAGLVFFLVWEPRAKYPVVSFAALKKRNIWISNVNGVFVGMGMFLVFIGLTILVEYPFKPGFGFNEFQMGLVSVPSSLSMLLFAPVWGRFVGAKGPKPVMITGFAVMALGGLGLVLFHSNVYELMVFAIPALVGNVAVLIAMSNIIVLSVRVDELGIQTGMNQTFRNLGSAVGPVVAATVTASFLTTTYLTVPGVPVPVPISTYAITGFELVFGITAAVAFVGLLLSLALRNFRFLADGTRTTEAAPTPEPAPASIGETAAAPPP